The proteins below come from a single Spirochaetaceae bacterium genomic window:
- a CDS encoding DUF4230 domain-containing protein: protein MRKKSLAFYLVAPPVIMLLVALIYFLVTNHNNYDYSRQVALNGLERSLRAESRLVLAEYDYRALFNIENSQRVFGVAVPVNRMLFAVHYRLRAGISLEDNFELIYNDFESVTVKLGSPQIFSVTALDETIYSFDNWSLPLTTIRLADFLPAIEAETAEVTARALNDGILQRVQNNATLFFTTHLAALGFSYIDVVIN, encoded by the coding sequence ATGAGAAAAAAAAGCCTAGCTTTTTATTTAGTTGCTCCGCCGGTAATAATGTTATTAGTAGCTTTAATTTACTTTTTGGTAACTAACCATAATAACTACGACTACAGCCGCCAAGTAGCTTTAAATGGCCTGGAGCGCAGCTTAAGAGCCGAGTCCCGCTTGGTACTGGCCGAATACGACTACCGCGCCCTTTTTAACATCGAGAACAGCCAGAGGGTATTCGGCGTGGCCGTGCCGGTAAACCGGATGCTTTTTGCGGTACATTACCGGCTGCGTGCCGGTATTAGCCTAGAAGATAATTTTGAGCTAATTTATAACGATTTTGAGAGCGTAACCGTTAAACTAGGCAGCCCGCAAATTTTTAGTGTAACTGCCTTAGACGAAACCATTTACAGCTTTGATAACTGGAGCCTACCGCTAACAACTATTAGGCTGGCCGATTTTTTACCGGCCATAGAGGCCGAAACTGCCGAAGTAACGGCCAGAGCCCTTAACGATGGTATATTACAACGGGTACAAAACAACGCCACTCTCTTTTTTACCACTCATCTAGCGGCTTTAGGGTTTAGTTACATTGATGTAGTTATTAACTAA